The proteins below are encoded in one region of Amycolatopsis acidiphila:
- a CDS encoding GNAT family N-acetyltransferase — protein MTVEFADIRTERLLLRRLTEADREAVVRIQTDPRTNRYHPEPPDAAEGEAKFDSWLRDWDHDGFCYLPVRELPGEQIVGVGGLQLRKFSTDLVLNLYYRFLPEVWGRGYATEMATAVIAWADRTLPQYPVQISVSVQNQPSLNVAKRLGFQTYLETIHDGALSRHFRRD, from the coding sequence GTGACCGTCGAGTTCGCCGACATCCGCACCGAGCGGCTCCTGCTGCGCCGGCTGACCGAGGCCGACCGGGAAGCGGTGGTGCGCATCCAGACCGACCCGCGGACGAACCGCTACCACCCCGAACCGCCGGACGCCGCCGAGGGCGAGGCCAAGTTCGACTCCTGGCTGCGGGACTGGGACCACGACGGGTTCTGCTACCTCCCGGTCCGGGAACTTCCCGGCGAGCAGATCGTCGGCGTCGGGGGGTTGCAGCTGCGGAAGTTCAGCACCGACCTGGTCCTCAACCTCTACTACCGGTTCCTGCCCGAGGTCTGGGGCAGGGGCTACGCGACCGAGATGGCCACGGCGGTGATCGCCTGGGCGGACCGGACGCTGCCCCAGTACCCGGTGCAGATCAGCGTGAGCGTGCAGAACCAGCCGTCGCTGAACGTCGCCAAGCGGCTGGGCTTCCAGACCTATCTGGAGACCATCCACGACGGTGCGCTCAGCCGGCACTTCCGGCGGGACTAA
- a CDS encoding alpha/beta fold hydrolase, translated as MADLPLLLLHAFPVDARMWNRVREPLAARARLITPDQRGLGRTRLPDTDRAPSLEDAARDVVALLDRLELDKVVLGGCSMGGYVTMAVLRLAPERVGGLVLIDTKATADTPEAAENRERVAARAEAEGVSGWLAESMLPNLLAPSTPPDIVETTRELIDSQPPSGVAWAARAMAARPDSTDVLAAADVPALVVVGEEDGLTPPEAATAMAAALPKSELVVLPGTGHLTPLEAPAALTEAILGWWR; from the coding sequence ATGGCCGATCTCCCCTTGCTCCTGCTGCACGCGTTCCCCGTCGATGCCCGCATGTGGAACCGGGTGCGCGAACCGCTGGCCGCCCGCGCCCGGCTGATCACGCCCGATCAGCGGGGCCTCGGCCGCACGCGGCTACCGGACACCGATCGCGCGCCGAGCCTGGAGGACGCCGCGCGTGACGTCGTCGCGCTGCTGGACCGGCTCGAGCTCGACAAGGTCGTCCTCGGCGGCTGTTCGATGGGCGGCTACGTGACGATGGCCGTGCTCCGGCTCGCCCCGGAGCGGGTCGGCGGGCTGGTGCTGATCGACACCAAGGCAACGGCGGACACCCCGGAAGCCGCGGAGAACCGCGAGCGCGTGGCGGCGCGGGCCGAGGCCGAGGGCGTCTCGGGCTGGCTCGCCGAGTCGATGCTGCCGAACCTGCTGGCGCCGTCGACACCGCCCGACATCGTCGAGACGACGCGCGAGCTGATCGACTCGCAGCCCCCGTCCGGCGTGGCGTGGGCGGCGCGGGCGATGGCGGCCCGGCCCGACTCGACGGACGTGCTCGCGGCCGCCGACGTGCCCGCGCTGGTCGTGGTGGGGGAGGAGGACGGGCTGACCCCGCCGGAGGCCGCGACCGCGATGGCGGCCGCGCTGCCGAAGTCCGAGTTGGTCGTGCTGCCCGGCACCGGGCATCTCACGCCGCTGGAAGCGCCGGCCGCGCTGACCGAGGCGATCCTGGGCTGGTGGCGTTAG
- a CDS encoding phosphotransferase family protein, with the protein MVDGFSASALDAAIEVGHRLGLPTESPQVLAQRSNVLVRLGPVVARVPATTLLLRPRIEAWMARDVALSAFLAERDAPVIPPFEAPGPHLANGLPVTLWRFTRLDPGHVFAPAEVGSLLGELHAALREFPGDFGDSGPVGDLGRMLDLIGDDRLREAAGRVVAALPDLPVQPLHGDAHGGNLVLTDDGPRWLDFEDTWRGPHAWDLACLARSARLDGEAALAAYPGDVEGLRPYLELRELFGVCWRFLIARRFPERLAEARKARDAYLR; encoded by the coding sequence ATGGTAGACGGCTTCTCGGCCTCCGCCCTTGACGCGGCGATCGAGGTCGGCCACCGGCTCGGACTGCCCACCGAGTCCCCGCAAGTGCTCGCACAGCGATCGAACGTGCTGGTCAGACTGGGTCCGGTGGTGGCGAGGGTGCCTGCGACGACGCTGCTCCTGCGCCCGCGGATCGAGGCCTGGATGGCACGTGACGTCGCATTGTCGGCGTTCCTGGCGGAGCGGGACGCACCGGTCATTCCGCCGTTCGAAGCCCCCGGTCCGCACCTCGCGAACGGCCTTCCGGTGACACTGTGGCGTTTCACACGTCTCGACCCCGGGCACGTCTTCGCGCCCGCCGAAGTGGGCTCGCTGCTCGGCGAGCTGCACGCCGCGCTGCGCGAGTTCCCGGGCGACTTCGGCGACAGCGGGCCAGTCGGCGACCTGGGCCGGATGTTGGACCTCATCGGCGACGACCGGCTGCGCGAGGCGGCCGGACGTGTCGTGGCCGCGCTGCCCGACCTGCCGGTGCAGCCGCTGCACGGGGACGCGCACGGCGGAAACCTCGTGCTGACCGACGACGGTCCTCGTTGGCTCGACTTCGAGGACACCTGGCGCGGTCCGCACGCGTGGGATCTCGCGTGTCTGGCGCGCTCTGCCCGGCTCGACGGCGAGGCGGCCCTCGCCGCCTACCCGGGTGACGTCGAGGGGCTGCGGCCGTACCTCGAGCTGCGGGAGCTTTTCGGGGTGTGCTGGCGCTTCCTGATCGCGCGGCGCTTCCCGGAACGGCTCGCGGAGGCGCGGAAGGCGAGGGACGCGTACCTCCGCTGA